Proteins found in one Streptococcus anginosus subsp. whileyi MAS624 genomic segment:
- a CDS encoding competence/damage-inducible protein A yields MKAEIIAVGTEILTGQIVNTNARFLSEKLASLGVDVYFQTAVGDNEARLLSILEIARNRSNLVILTGGLGPTEDDLTKQTLAKFLNRRLVFDRMATEKLDRFFASRPDYARTPNNERQAQIVEGSTPLQNETGLAVGGVIGVGGVTYVVLPGPPSELKPMVNNELVPLLATGQKLYSRVLRFFGIGESQLVTLLGDLIDAQIDPTIAPYAKTGEVTLRLSTKAGSQKEADVKFAHLEKKILAVQTFEKQHLADLFYAYGDDSSLGQTAFELLIRAGKTVTAAESLTAGLFQATLANFAGASNVFSGGFVTYSMEEKSRMLGIPLADLEKHGVVSAFTAEKMAEQARKLTASDYAVSLTGVAGPDSLEGHPAGTVYIGLATTEDVQSIKVNIAGRSRTDVRKIAVLHAFNLLRKTLLKNENML; encoded by the coding sequence ATGAAAGCAGAAATTATTGCTGTGGGTACTGAAATTCTGACAGGTCAGATTGTCAATACAAATGCCCGATTTTTATCGGAAAAATTAGCGAGTCTGGGTGTAGATGTGTATTTCCAAACAGCGGTTGGAGATAATGAAGCTCGTCTGTTATCCATTTTAGAAATTGCTCGAAATCGTAGTAATTTGGTCATCTTAACTGGAGGATTAGGCCCAACAGAAGATGACTTGACTAAGCAGACTTTGGCAAAATTCTTAAATCGTAGGTTGGTATTTGACCGAATGGCTACGGAGAAATTGGACCGCTTTTTCGCAAGTCGACCGGATTATGCTCGAACACCAAACAATGAGCGGCAAGCTCAGATAGTGGAAGGCTCGACTCCTCTCCAAAACGAAACCGGACTTGCGGTGGGAGGCGTGATTGGAGTCGGCGGCGTGACTTATGTTGTTCTCCCCGGACCGCCTAGTGAATTAAAGCCTATGGTAAATAATGAGCTAGTTCCGCTTTTAGCGACTGGTCAAAAATTGTATTCAAGAGTCTTGCGATTCTTTGGTATCGGTGAAAGTCAATTAGTAACTCTTTTAGGAGATTTAATTGATGCTCAGATCGATCCGACCATTGCTCCTTATGCTAAGACGGGAGAGGTGACATTGCGATTGTCCACAAAGGCTGGCAGTCAAAAGGAAGCAGATGTTAAGTTTGCTCATTTAGAAAAGAAAATTTTGGCAGTACAGACTTTTGAGAAACAACATTTAGCAGACCTTTTCTACGCTTATGGAGATGATAGTTCTCTGGGACAAACAGCTTTTGAACTGCTGATAAGAGCAGGAAAGACCGTCACAGCAGCTGAAAGTTTGACTGCAGGACTCTTTCAAGCAACTTTGGCAAACTTTGCTGGAGCCTCCAATGTTTTTAGTGGTGGCTTTGTTACCTACAGTATGGAGGAAAAGAGCCGAATGCTGGGCATTCCCTTGGCAGACTTAGAAAAGCATGGGGTAGTTTCAGCTTTTACAGCGGAGAAAATGGCTGAGCAGGCAAGAAAATTGACCGCTAGTGACTATGCGGTGAGCTTGACAGGTGTGGCAGGTCCAGACAGCTTAGAAGGACATCCAGCAGGGACAGTTTATATCGGCTTAGCAACTACAGAGGATGTTCAGTCTATTAAGGTTAATATTGCGGGTCGCAGTCGGACAGATGTACGTAAAATAGCCGTTCTGCATGCTTTCAATCTGCTACGAAAAACTTTATTAAAAAACGAAAATATGCTATAA
- the recA gene encoding recombinase RecA, whose amino-acid sequence MNGEKTKKIEEISKKFGEERQKALDTALKNIEKDFGKGAIMRLGERAEQKVQVMSSGSLALDIALGAGGYPKGRIIEIYGPESSGKTTVALHAVAQAQKEGGIAAFIDAEHALDPAYAQALGVNIDELLLSQPDSGEQGLEIAGKLIDSGAVDLVVIDSVAALVPRAEIDGDIGDSHVGLQARMMSQAMRKLSASINKTKTIAIFINQLREKVGIMFGNPETTPGGRALKFYASVRLDVRGNTQIKGTGDEKDTNVGKETKIKVVKNKVAPPFKEAFVEIMYGEGISKTGELIKIATDLDIIKKAGAWYSYNDEKIGQGSENAKKYLADHPEIFDEIDHKVRVHYGLIEDDAEDEKNAEATKSANKVEEVTLDLDDAIEIEE is encoded by the coding sequence ATAAATGGCGAAAAAACAAAAAAAATAGAAGAAATTTCAAAGAAATTTGGCGAGGAACGTCAAAAAGCGCTAGACACTGCACTTAAAAATATTGAAAAAGATTTTGGTAAAGGAGCGATTATGCGCCTAGGTGAGCGCGCTGAACAAAAAGTTCAAGTTATGAGTTCAGGTAGCTTGGCGCTAGATATCGCTCTTGGTGCAGGAGGGTATCCAAAGGGGCGGATTATTGAAATCTATGGACCAGAGTCTTCTGGTAAGACGACCGTAGCTCTTCATGCAGTAGCGCAAGCTCAAAAAGAAGGCGGTATTGCAGCTTTTATTGATGCAGAACACGCTCTGGACCCGGCTTATGCACAAGCCCTTGGAGTTAATATTGATGAACTCTTACTTTCTCAGCCAGACTCTGGTGAGCAAGGCCTTGAGATTGCTGGGAAATTGATTGACTCTGGTGCGGTAGATTTGGTAGTTATTGACTCCGTGGCAGCCCTCGTACCGCGTGCTGAAATTGACGGAGATATTGGAGATAGTCACGTTGGTTTGCAAGCGCGGATGATGAGTCAAGCTATGCGTAAATTGTCTGCTTCTATCAATAAAACGAAGACAATTGCGATTTTCATCAACCAATTGCGTGAAAAAGTTGGTATTATGTTTGGAAATCCAGAAACAACACCTGGTGGTCGTGCCTTGAAATTCTATGCATCTGTTCGTTTGGATGTTCGCGGAAATACCCAAATCAAGGGAACTGGTGATGAGAAAGATACCAATGTTGGTAAGGAAACCAAGATTAAGGTTGTGAAGAATAAGGTTGCTCCGCCATTCAAGGAAGCTTTCGTAGAAATCATGTATGGTGAAGGAATTTCTAAAACAGGCGAGTTGATTAAAATTGCGACAGACCTTGATATTATCAAAAAAGCGGGTGCTTGGTATTCTTATAATGATGAAAAGATTGGTCAAGGGTCTGAAAATGCTAAGAAATACTTGGCGGATCATCCAGAAATTTTTGATGAAATTGATCATAAAGTTCGAGTGCATTACGGTTTGATTGAGGATGATGCTGAAGATGAAAAAAATGCAGAAGCAACTAAATCAGCAAACAAGGTGGAGGAAGTCACACTAGATTTGGATGACGCAATTGAGATTGAGGAATAA
- the spx gene encoding transcriptional regulator Spx: MITIYTVSSCTSCKKAKTWLNAHQLTYKEQNLGKEGITKEELLDILTKTENGVASIVSSKNRYAKGLGVDIEELSVSEVIDLIMETPRILKSPILVDDKRLQVGYKEDDIRAFLPRSVRNVENTEARLRAAL, from the coding sequence ATGATTACAATTTATACTGTCTCAAGTTGCACTAGTTGTAAAAAAGCAAAAACATGGCTCAATGCTCACCAGTTAACTTATAAAGAACAAAATCTTGGTAAAGAAGGAATTACAAAAGAAGAGTTATTAGATATTCTAACAAAAACTGAAAATGGGGTTGCAAGCATTGTTTCTTCAAAAAATCGTTATGCGAAAGGCTTAGGTGTAGATATTGAAGAATTAAGTGTGAGTGAAGTGATTGACTTGATTATGGAAACTCCACGCATCTTGAAAAGCCCTATTTTAGTAGATGACAAGCGCCTACAAGTGGGCTACAAAGAAGATGATATTCGTGCATTCTTACCTCGCTCGGTTCGTAATGTTGAAAATACAGAAGCGCGTTTACGCGCGGCCTTGTAA
- a CDS encoding SP0191 family lipoprotein, with product MVKKKETVVTKTLSFPKTAEGIQQTQTITYKGDQFLSLTIEQIMPMKEEMKKVVAEVGVAEAQKLLEKSLAEDEKFTQAKSLEGFSTSLEIINDQELKRVHTFDFQVLDVNKAADTEYLKNMKLKEFLKMKPKEYVENQIASGAMEVNQ from the coding sequence GTGGTCAAAAAAAAAGAAACAGTTGTGACAAAAACCTTATCATTCCCTAAAACAGCTGAAGGGATTCAACAAACACAAACAATTACTTACAAAGGCGATCAATTTTTAAGTTTAACGATTGAGCAAATCATGCCGATGAAAGAAGAAATGAAAAAAGTAGTTGCGGAAGTTGGAGTTGCTGAAGCGCAAAAATTATTGGAGAAATCTTTGGCTGAAGATGAAAAATTTACACAAGCAAAAAGTTTGGAAGGTTTTTCGACCTCTTTGGAAATTATAAATGATCAAGAATTGAAGCGAGTTCATACTTTTGATTTTCAAGTTTTGGATGTTAATAAGGCCGCTGATACTGAATATTTAAAAAATATGAAATTAAAAGAATTTTTAAAAATGAAACCAAAAGAATATGTTGAAAATCAGATTGCGAGTGGTGCAATGGAAGTCAATCAATAA
- a CDS encoding SP0191 family lipoprotein, translating to MRKSVVLLGASLLLLTACGQKSGQNQSGDSKTGSSVVKKDSVVTKSFQQKQTVQGIEQTLPENMKSVLAGQDLESTKPHLISAFEKAAGLDKFKSLGGVDVKTDITKDYIIKVTINIDMSKINLDEASKLDTYGSMFSTIKNLTPKQYIESVKAAGAKEVANP from the coding sequence ATCAGAAAATCGGTTGTTTTGTTAGGAGCAAGTTTGTTGCTGCTCACAGCTTGTGGTCAAAAATCCGGTCAGAATCAGTCAGGGGATAGTAAGACTGGTTCGAGTGTTGTGAAAAAGGATTCTGTTGTGACCAAGTCTTTTCAACAAAAACAGACTGTCCAAGGGATTGAACAAACACTTCCTGAAAATATGAAGAGTGTATTAGCGGGTCAAGATTTAGAAAGCACTAAGCCGCACTTGATTTCTGCTTTTGAAAAGGCTGCAGGATTGGATAAATTTAAGTCTTTGGGCGGTGTTGATGTTAAAACAGATATTACAAAAGACTATATTATTAAAGTTACAATCAATATTGATATGAGCAAAATCAACCTTGATGAAGCATCAAAACTAGATACATATGGCTCTATGTTTTCAACTATTAAAAATTTAACACCAAAACAATATATTGAGTCTGTCAAGGCAGCTGGAGCTAAAGAAGTTGCAAATCCATGA
- a CDS encoding IreB family regulatory phosphoprotein produces MGFTDETVRFNLDDSNKKEISETLKDVYVSLNEKGYNPINQIVGYVLSGDPAYVPRYNNARNQIRKYERDEIVEELVRYYLKGQGIDL; encoded by the coding sequence GTGGGATTTACAGATGAGACAGTACGTTTTAATCTTGATGATTCAAACAAAAAAGAGATTAGTGAAACATTGAAAGATGTCTATGTGTCGCTGAATGAAAAGGGCTATAACCCAATCAACCAAATCGTAGGATACGTGCTTAGTGGTGATCCTGCGTATGTACCTCGCTATAATAATGCACGAAATCAAATTCGTAAATATGAACGTGATGAGATTGTAGAAGAATTAGTTCGTTATTATTTGAAAGGGCAAGGCATTGATCTCTAA
- the ruvX gene encoding Holliday junction resolvase RuvX gives MRIMGLDVGSKTVGVAVSDPLGFTAQGLEIIPIDEEKGEFGFDRLSELAKGYKVEKFVVGLPKNMNNTSGPRVEASQAYGAKIEQLFHLPVEYQDERLTTVAAERMLIEQADVSRKKRKKVIDKLAAQLILQNYLDRNF, from the coding sequence ATGAGAATTATGGGGTTAGATGTTGGTTCAAAAACAGTTGGTGTCGCAGTTAGTGATCCACTTGGTTTTACAGCTCAAGGACTTGAAATTATTCCTATTGATGAAGAAAAAGGGGAATTTGGTTTTGACCGTTTAAGTGAGCTTGCAAAAGGATATAAGGTTGAGAAGTTTGTTGTAGGACTCCCTAAAAATATGAACAACACAAGCGGACCACGTGTAGAAGCAAGTCAAGCTTATGGTGCTAAGATTGAGCAATTATTTCATTTGCCAGTTGAATACCAAGATGAGCGTCTAACAACGGTAGCTGCGGAGAGAATGCTGATCGAGCAAGCGGATGTGAGCAGAAAGAAGCGAAAAAAAGTGATTGATAAGCTCGCAGCGCAGCTCATATTGCAGAATTATTTAGATCGAAATTTTTAA
- a CDS encoding DUF1292 domain-containing protein translates to MAHDHNHDHEHEERELITLVDEQGNETLFEILLTIDGKEEFGKNYVLLIPASAEEDENGEVEIQAYSFTENEDGTEGDLQPIPEDSDAEWDMIEEVFNSFMEE, encoded by the coding sequence ATGGCACACGATCATAACCATGACCATGAACACGAAGAACGTGAGTTGATTACGCTAGTAGACGAGCAAGGAAATGAAACTTTGTTTGAAATTCTCTTGACCATTGACGGAAAAGAAGAATTTGGGAAAAACTACGTTCTATTGATTCCAGCTAGCGCAGAAGAAGATGAAAATGGTGAGGTAGAAATTCAAGCCTACTCGTTTACTGAAAATGAGGACGGAACAGAAGGTGATTTGCAACCAATTCCAGAAGATTCAGATGCTGAATGGGACATGATTGAAGAAGTTTTCAATAGCTTTATGGAAGAATAA
- a CDS encoding bifunctional folylpolyglutamate synthase/dihydrofolate synthase, with the protein MNEIETWLESRIGLNFRSGLERMRQAISLLDHPEENYPIIHVTGTNGKGSTIAFMSQLFVQHEKKVGTFTSPHMASIHDRICINHEPISDNDFIRIGHRIQAMEKQLLQPLSYFEILTLMALLYFNEEQVEVALIEVGIGGLLDTTNVLTGDIAVVTSVGLDHQETLGDSIVAIAEQKAGIFKEKKIAVIGPLAEEARRVCELRANELETVLYEYGRDFSFSKGQFFSSDVNIPHLKLSLAGTYQEENAAVALQSFLLFMGQHSWQVKIELVRKALQETHWAGRLEYFERGIYLDGAHNLPALSRLVEFIRQQGQKEIFLLFGALKRKNYQGMLSYLQQELPHVQLFVTTFEDDGAANEQDFTNGLYIASYQDFIEQFIKSANDNQLLFVTGSLYFIAEVRAFLLEKEID; encoded by the coding sequence ATGAATGAAATTGAAACGTGGCTAGAAAGTCGCATTGGTTTAAATTTTCGCTCCGGCTTAGAGCGAATGAGACAGGCGATAAGTCTTTTAGATCATCCAGAAGAAAATTATCCCATTATTCATGTGACAGGAACGAACGGAAAAGGCTCAACAATTGCGTTTATGAGTCAGCTATTCGTGCAGCATGAAAAGAAAGTGGGAACTTTTACGTCACCTCACATGGCAAGCATTCACGATCGGATTTGTATCAACCATGAACCCATTTCTGACAATGATTTCATTAGAATTGGGCATCGCATTCAAGCAATGGAAAAACAGCTTTTGCAGCCTTTATCCTATTTTGAAATTTTAACGCTCATGGCTTTATTGTATTTCAACGAAGAGCAGGTAGAAGTGGCTTTAATTGAAGTAGGAATCGGTGGGCTTTTAGACACGACAAATGTGTTGACAGGAGATATTGCAGTTGTGACGTCTGTGGGTTTGGATCATCAAGAAACATTAGGAGACTCCATAGTAGCAATTGCGGAGCAGAAAGCAGGGATTTTCAAGGAGAAAAAAATAGCTGTCATCGGACCACTGGCTGAAGAAGCGAGAAGAGTCTGTGAACTGCGCGCGAATGAGCTGGAGACTGTTTTATATGAATATGGTAGAGATTTTTCGTTTTCAAAAGGACAATTTTTCAGCTCAGATGTGAATATTCCTCATCTAAAGTTGAGCCTAGCAGGTACTTATCAGGAAGAAAATGCCGCTGTTGCTTTGCAAAGTTTTCTTTTGTTTATGGGGCAACACAGCTGGCAAGTGAAAATAGAGCTAGTACGAAAAGCTCTGCAAGAGACACATTGGGCAGGGCGGCTGGAATATTTTGAGAGAGGAATTTATTTGGACGGGGCTCACAATTTACCCGCTTTGTCACGTTTGGTGGAGTTTATTCGCCAGCAAGGACAAAAAGAAATCTTTCTCTTATTCGGTGCTTTGAAACGCAAAAATTATCAGGGGATGCTGTCTTATCTTCAGCAGGAATTGCCTCATGTGCAGTTGTTCGTAACGACTTTTGAGGATGACGGTGCAGCAAATGAACAGGACTTTACAAATGGTCTCTACATTGCCTCTTATCAGGACTTTATCGAACAATTTATTAAAAGCGCTAATGACAATCAGCTCCTTTTTGTAACAGGTTCTCTTTATTTTATTGCGGAAGTTCGTGCTTTTCTTTTGGAGAAAGAAATTGACTGA
- a CDS encoding SP_0198 family lipoprotein produces the protein MAHLKKFSYVAFFLIGLIILTSCAKSNQTSPSSQSVSSSQSTTVSGESGTSSTIAENSSEKLDGTYKGMDEEDEITLVIKGNSGTWTEKEPNGKEEVKQVSIDPTNQRMTIGDDIERYMIDGKQLTIEDIEQENGENDTVVLTKQ, from the coding sequence ATGGCACATTTAAAGAAATTCAGCTACGTCGCATTTTTTCTGATAGGACTTATCATTTTGACATCGTGTGCCAAGTCTAACCAAACTTCACCGTCATCTCAATCTGTCTCAAGCAGTCAATCAACTACAGTCTCAGGTGAGAGTGGTACTTCGTCAACTATTGCGGAAAATTCGTCAGAAAAATTAGACGGTACTTATAAAGGTATGGACGAAGAAGATGAGATCACTTTGGTTATCAAGGGAAACAGTGGTACATGGACAGAAAAAGAACCAAATGGTAAGGAAGAAGTAAAACAGGTGAGCATTGATCCAACAAATCAGAGAATGACGATTGGTGATGACATTGAGCGTTATATGATTGATGGCAAACAGTTAACGATTGAGGATATTGAGCAAGAAAATGGAGAAAATGATACAGTCGTTTTAACGAAGCAATAG
- the cls gene encoding cardiolipin synthase, translated as MNLRKFQLLMSKYGFSIIIMVLELALIFWFFFWLGRWTPTLWIVFVILFSLATILAIVNRSMTPESKVTWLLVAFVPVIGPLLYLMFGERRLSRSELKQLKNMDQMKFREDNSYELRLDLKKTDKSAYGIIKSLLSMDHNADVYDGTESQFFPLGEEMFQKMLEDLRKAEKFIFLEYYIVEEGIMWNSILDILREKAAQGVEVKMLYDDIGCMATLPGDYTSRLQAMGIDAHKFNKVIPRMTVAYNNRDHRKILIVDGQIGYTGGINLADEYINHIERFGHWKDGGIRLNGRAVKALTRLFLMNWYINRGKISDFDRYHLDNKAVDASGLYIPYGSGPKPMYKAQVGKNVYQNIISQATDYVYIATPYLIIDYDLTEDIKNAAMRGVDVRIVTPYIPDKKIIQLITRGAYPDLMAAGVRIYEYTPGFIHSKHVVADDDFGVVGTINFDYRSLVHHYENAVLMYKTPSMFDLKRDFEELFETSQEIHEDTIKNTWYQRLIKEIVELFAPML; from the coding sequence ATGAATCTTAGGAAATTTCAGCTATTGATGTCAAAATATGGTTTCAGTATTATTATCATGGTACTAGAACTTGCACTCATTTTTTGGTTTTTCTTTTGGCTTGGTCGCTGGACACCTACTTTATGGATTGTCTTTGTGATTTTATTCAGTCTGGCAACGATTTTAGCGATTGTCAATCGCTCAATGACACCAGAAAGCAAAGTAACTTGGCTCTTGGTAGCGTTTGTTCCAGTCATTGGTCCCTTGCTTTATTTAATGTTTGGTGAGCGCCGATTGTCCAGAAGTGAGCTGAAACAGCTAAAAAATATGGATCAGATGAAATTTCGTGAGGACAATAGCTATGAGTTGCGGTTAGACTTGAAAAAAACAGATAAATCAGCTTACGGGATTATTAAGTCGCTTCTCAGCATGGATCATAATGCGGATGTTTACGACGGCACGGAATCGCAATTTTTCCCTTTGGGAGAAGAGATGTTCCAGAAAATGCTGGAAGATTTACGCAAAGCAGAAAAATTTATTTTTTTAGAATATTACATTGTGGAAGAAGGTATCATGTGGAATAGTATTTTGGATATTCTGCGTGAAAAGGCAGCCCAAGGTGTGGAAGTGAAAATGCTCTATGATGACATTGGCTGTATGGCAACTCTTCCGGGAGATTATACCAGCCGATTGCAGGCTATGGGAATTGACGCTCATAAGTTTAACAAAGTGATTCCGCGGATGACGGTGGCTTATAATAATCGAGATCATCGGAAAATTCTCATCGTTGACGGGCAGATTGGCTATACTGGTGGCATCAATCTGGCAGATGAATACATCAATCACATCGAGCGATTTGGTCACTGGAAAGACGGCGGGATTCGTCTGAACGGGCGCGCTGTAAAAGCCTTGACACGGCTGTTTCTGATGAACTGGTATATCAACCGTGGGAAAATCAGTGATTTCGATCGCTATCATTTGGACAACAAAGCTGTAGATGCGTCAGGGCTCTATATTCCGTATGGAAGCGGACCGAAGCCCATGTATAAAGCTCAAGTGGGTAAAAATGTCTATCAAAATATAATCAGTCAGGCGACAGATTATGTGTATATCGCCACGCCGTATTTAATCATTGATTATGATTTGACGGAAGACATTAAAAATGCTGCTATGCGGGGGGTAGATGTCCGCATTGTGACACCTTATATTCCGGATAAAAAAATCATTCAGCTTATTACGCGAGGAGCTTATCCTGATTTAATGGCGGCTGGGGTTCGGATTTATGAGTATACACCGGGCTTTATTCACAGTAAGCATGTAGTGGCTGATGATGATTTTGGTGTTGTCGGAACAATCAATTTTGATTACCGTAGCTTAGTTCATCACTATGAAAATGCTGTTTTGATGTATAAAACGCCTTCTATGTTTGACTTGAAGCGAGATTTTGAGGAATTGTTTGAAACCTCACAAGAAATACATGAAGATACCATTAAAAATACCTGGTATCAACGCTTGATTAAAGAAATTGTCGAATTATTTGCACCGATGCTATAA
- the nrdD gene encoding anaerobic ribonucleoside-triphosphate reductase, producing MIALKEETVQGFADIYVEKRDGRRVAFDADKIYKALVKASQEVTTMTPLLEAKLEGITNKIVAEVISRFPAGVKIYEIQNIVEHELLNANEYAIAESYITYRTQRDFARSKATDINFTIGKLLNKDQAVVNENANKDSDVFNTQRDLTAGIVGKSIGLQMLPPHVANAHQKGDIHYHDLDYSPYTPMTNCCLIDFKGMLANGFKIGNAEVESPKSIQTATAQISQIIANVASSQYGGCSADRIDEVLAPYAEKNYEKHLKDAREWVLPEKQEEFAWTKTKKDIYDAMQSLEYEINTLFTSNGQTPFTSLGFGLGTNRFEREIQKAILQIRIKGLGSEHRTAIFPKLIFTLKRGLNLEPDSPNYDIKQLALECATKRMYPDVLSYDKIVELTGSFKVPMGCRSFLQGWKDENGQEVNSGRMNLGVVTVNLPRIALESEGNMEKFWEIFNERMNIAEDALVYRVERTKEATPANAPILYQYGAFGKRLGKYDKVDQLFKHRRATVSLGYIGLYEVATVFYGGEWEHNPEAKKFTVDIVREMKRRVEEWSDQYDYHFSVYSTPSESLTDRFCRLDTEKFGLVKDITDKEYYTNSFHYDVRKNPTPFEKLDFEKDYPAAGASGGFIHYCEYPVLQQNPKALESVWDYAYDRVGYLGTNAPIDHCYKCDFEGDFTPTDRGFTCPNCGNSDPKTVDVVKRTCGYLGNPQARPMVNGRHKEISARVKHMNGSTIKFEGHHVEK from the coding sequence ATGATAGCATTAAAAGAAGAAACAGTACAAGGTTTTGCTGATATTTATGTTGAAAAACGTGACGGTCGTCGTGTGGCTTTTGACGCAGATAAGATTTATAAAGCGCTTGTCAAAGCTAGCCAAGAAGTAACGACGATGACTCCGTTGTTAGAAGCAAAACTTGAAGGTATTACCAATAAAATCGTAGCAGAAGTGATTTCACGTTTTCCTGCGGGCGTTAAAATCTATGAAATTCAAAATATCGTGGAACACGAATTACTGAATGCCAATGAATACGCCATTGCAGAAAGCTATATTACTTACCGCACACAACGTGATTTTGCGCGCTCAAAAGCAACAGATATTAACTTTACAATCGGAAAATTGCTTAACAAAGACCAAGCAGTTGTCAATGAAAATGCCAATAAAGATAGCGATGTTTTCAACACCCAGCGTGATTTGACGGCGGGAATTGTTGGGAAATCGATTGGTCTGCAAATGCTGCCACCACATGTGGCAAATGCACACCAAAAAGGAGACATTCACTATCACGATTTGGATTACAGTCCTTATACACCGATGACGAATTGCTGTTTGATTGATTTTAAGGGCATGTTGGCAAATGGCTTTAAGATTGGAAATGCTGAAGTCGAAAGTCCAAAGTCGATTCAAACAGCGACTGCGCAAATCTCTCAAATCATTGCAAACGTAGCTTCTAGTCAATATGGTGGTTGCTCTGCTGACCGAATTGATGAAGTTTTGGCGCCTTATGCTGAAAAAAATTATGAAAAACATTTGAAGGATGCGCGTGAATGGGTGCTTCCTGAAAAGCAAGAAGAGTTTGCCTGGACAAAGACTAAAAAAGACATTTATGATGCCATGCAATCTTTGGAGTATGAAATCAATACCTTGTTTACATCAAATGGACAAACCCCATTTACATCGCTTGGTTTTGGTCTTGGCACCAATCGTTTTGAAAGAGAAATTCAAAAAGCGATTCTTCAAATTCGCATTAAAGGTCTGGGGTCTGAACATCGGACAGCTATTTTTCCTAAATTGATTTTCACGTTGAAGCGCGGATTGAACTTAGAACCGGATAGCCCAAACTATGATATTAAACAGCTGGCTTTGGAATGCGCTACGAAACGGATGTACCCAGATGTCTTGTCTTACGACAAAATTGTGGAATTAACAGGTTCTTTTAAAGTTCCAATGGGCTGCCGTTCTTTCTTACAAGGCTGGAAAGATGAAAACGGTCAAGAAGTCAATTCTGGTCGGATGAATCTTGGCGTTGTGACGGTCAACCTTCCACGAATTGCTCTTGAATCTGAAGGCAACATGGAGAAATTCTGGGAAATTTTTAATGAGCGGATGAATATTGCTGAAGATGCGCTCGTCTACCGTGTCGAACGCACCAAAGAAGCGACTCCAGCTAATGCTCCTATTCTTTATCAATATGGTGCTTTTGGAAAACGTCTAGGTAAATATGATAAGGTGGATCAACTCTTTAAGCATCGTAGAGCCACGGTTTCTCTTGGCTATATTGGTCTGTATGAAGTGGCTACAGTCTTTTATGGTGGTGAATGGGAGCACAATCCAGAAGCCAAGAAATTCACAGTCGATATCGTTCGTGAAATGAAACGCCGTGTAGAAGAATGGTCTGACCAATATGACTACCACTTCTCTGTTTATTCTACACCGTCTGAAAGTCTGACAGACCGCTTTTGTCGTCTGGATACAGAAAAATTTGGTCTTGTAAAAGATATTACAGATAAGGAATACTATACGAATAGTTTCCACTATGATGTCCGTAAAAATCCGACACCATTTGAAAAATTAGATTTTGAAAAAGATTATCCAGCAGCTGGGGCTTCAGGAGGCTTTATTCACTACTGTGAATATCCTGTTCTACAACAAAATCCGAAAGCACTCGAATCAGTCTGGGACTATGCTTACGATCGTGTGGGCTATCTTGGAACCAATGCTCCGATTGACCATTGTTACAAGTGCGATTTTGAAGGGGACTTCACGCCAACCGATCGTGGATTTACTTGTCCAAACTGCGGCAATAGCGATCCTAAGACAGTTGATGTTGTGAAGCGAACTTGTGGTTATCTTGGAAATCCTCAAGCTCGTCCGATGGTAAATGGACGTCACAAGGAGATTTCGGCCCGTGTTAAACACATGAATGGTTCAACAATCAAGTTCGAAGGACATCATGTAGAAAAGTAG